In the genome of Flavivirga spongiicola, one region contains:
- a CDS encoding proline iminopeptidase-family hydrolase produces the protein MKNIILFCSILLFIGCNNQQKKEPISDSDANISIKMYHDNTGRDDQFTGGIKMIPIETPKGEFKVWTKRMGNNPKIKVLLLHGGPGMTHEIYECFNGYFPQEGIEFYYYDQLGSYYSDQPKDLSLWDLPRFVEEVEQVRGALGLNKDNFYLYGQSWGGILAMEYALKYQQNLKGLVISNMVASIPEYQKYSDEVLAPQLPPEVLEEIMAYENKEDYSNERYLDLIVQNYYTKHIIRMPVEKWPNSINRAFHHLNPDVYVTMQGPSEFGIKGDATLKHWNVKDKLKNISVPTLSIGAEYDTMDPKQMEWIATEVQNGRYLHCPNGSHLSQYDDQENFFKGLISFIKDVDNGSF, from the coding sequence ATGAAAAACATTATTCTATTTTGCTCAATATTACTATTTATTGGTTGTAACAATCAGCAAAAAAAAGAACCTATTTCTGATTCTGATGCAAATATTTCTATTAAAATGTATCATGACAACACTGGGCGTGATGACCAGTTTACTGGTGGAATTAAAATGATTCCTATAGAAACGCCTAAAGGTGAATTTAAAGTTTGGACTAAGCGCATGGGGAATAACCCAAAAATAAAAGTATTATTGCTACATGGCGGACCTGGTATGACACATGAAATATATGAATGTTTTAATGGTTATTTTCCACAAGAAGGCATTGAGTTTTATTACTACGACCAATTGGGTTCCTATTACAGCGATCAACCTAAAGATTTATCCTTATGGGATTTGCCACGTTTTGTAGAAGAGGTTGAGCAAGTTAGGGGTGCTCTTGGTTTAAATAAAGACAATTTTTACTTATATGGGCAATCTTGGGGTGGTATTTTAGCTATGGAATATGCCTTAAAGTATCAACAAAATCTAAAAGGACTTGTTATTTCTAATATGGTAGCATCAATACCTGAATACCAAAAATACTCTGATGAAGTATTGGCACCTCAATTACCTCCAGAGGTTTTAGAAGAAATTATGGCTTATGAAAATAAAGAAGATTATAGTAACGAACGCTATTTAGATCTTATTGTTCAAAATTATTATACAAAGCATATTATTAGAATGCCTGTTGAAAAATGGCCAAATTCAATAAATAGAGCTTTTCATCATTTAAACCCAGATGTTTATGTTACTATGCAAGGTCCTAGTGAATTTGGGATAAAAGGTGATGCTACACTAAAACATTGGAATGTAAAAGATAAGCTTAAAAATATTTCTGTTCCCACACTTAGTATAGGTGCAGAATATGATACTATGGATCCAAAACAGATGGAATGGATAGCTACCGAGGTACAAAACGGTAGATACTTACATTGCCCTAACGGAAGCCATTTATCACAATATGATGACCAAGAAAACTTTTTTAAAGGACTTATAAGTTTTATTAAAGATGTAGATAATGGTAGTTTTTAA
- a CDS encoding sigma 54-interacting transcriptional regulator, with protein MTKTLINFLSDISFFSEVSQESLQHLCDNITEETYIKNEVVFEKDTIGNSMYVVLDGSVKIHDKNHIYDTLSMGDCFGEYALIDNETRSASVTAIESTKVLKIEREDFLDLIKNDSGFAQGILSVMIKRHRELDTIQERLASSKLDIEIANSKMSGLIDGAMDAIIMFNDDFRIVLTNPSANTLLENDDSLQRNVLFFFDESSASLIESIVKAEDDKKSINKYLSNIVKVIGSNNTETLNEGTISKYGTDTKTFYTLILRNIEERLVAEDKINLLTKQTQYLAEEIQELTSSYGIIAEDKSMKDALNLIHQVAKTNATVLINGETGTGKELVARAIHKESNRNDKPLIRINCGAIPANLIESELFGHEKGAFTGATVSRKGRFLLADKGTIFLDEIGEMPLELQPKLLRIIQEGEFDPVGSSETIKVDVRIIAATHRNLFEFSKEGKFREDLYYRLNVFPIEVPALRSRGNDVCLIADEMITQFSKKLNKPIVKLSETDKSLLTSYKWPGNVRELQNLIERAVIVSQNGIINWHSIIPRDQDPKNITQEPAKEKILTSKELVILEKENILKALKQTRWKISGNNGAAALLQLPSTTLASRIKALGIERPV; from the coding sequence GTGACTAAAACCCTCATAAATTTTTTATCAGACATTTCTTTTTTTTCTGAAGTTTCTCAGGAATCTCTTCAGCACTTATGTGATAATATTACCGAAGAAACCTATATAAAAAATGAAGTTGTTTTTGAAAAAGACACCATTGGAAATTCCATGTATGTTGTTTTGGATGGTTCGGTAAAAATTCATGATAAAAACCATATTTATGATACATTAAGTATGGGCGATTGCTTTGGCGAATATGCTTTAATAGATAACGAAACGCGCTCTGCATCAGTTACTGCTATAGAAAGTACTAAAGTTTTAAAAATTGAACGTGAAGACTTTTTAGATTTAATTAAAAATGATAGTGGATTTGCTCAGGGTATTTTATCAGTCATGATAAAGCGTCACCGTGAATTAGATACCATCCAAGAGCGGTTAGCATCTTCCAAGCTAGACATTGAAATAGCAAATAGTAAAATGAGTGGTCTTATTGATGGCGCTATGGACGCTATTATTATGTTTAACGACGACTTTAGAATTGTGCTTACAAATCCTTCGGCAAACACTTTATTAGAAAATGACGACTCGCTTCAACGTAACGTCTTATTTTTCTTTGATGAAAGCAGTGCTAGTTTAATCGAATCGATTGTTAAAGCCGAAGACGATAAAAAATCAATAAACAAATATCTTTCAAATATTGTAAAAGTAATAGGATCGAACAATACTGAAACTTTAAATGAAGGCACCATAAGCAAATATGGTACAGATACTAAAACCTTTTACACCCTTATTCTTAGAAATATTGAAGAGCGTTTAGTCGCAGAAGACAAAATAAATTTACTAACGAAACAAACACAATATTTAGCTGAAGAAATTCAAGAACTTACCAGCAGTTATGGTATAATTGCTGAGGATAAAAGCATGAAAGACGCTTTAAACCTTATTCATCAAGTAGCAAAAACAAACGCTACTGTTTTAATAAATGGTGAAACGGGAACAGGCAAGGAATTAGTTGCCAGAGCTATTCATAAAGAAAGCAACAGAAACGACAAGCCTTTAATTCGCATTAATTGTGGTGCCATACCTGCTAACCTTATTGAAAGTGAATTATTCGGACATGAAAAAGGTGCTTTTACAGGTGCTACTGTTAGTAGAAAGGGGCGCTTTTTATTAGCAGATAAAGGCACCATTTTTTTAGATGAAATTGGAGAAATGCCATTAGAATTACAGCCTAAATTATTGCGCATCATTCAAGAAGGTGAGTTCGATCCTGTTGGAAGCTCAGAAACCATTAAGGTTGATGTTAGAATTATAGCAGCCACGCATAGAAACCTTTTTGAATTTTCCAAAGAAGGTAAATTCAGAGAAGATCTGTACTATAGGCTTAACGTTTTCCCTATCGAAGTTCCTGCCCTTAGAAGCAGGGGAAATGATGTTTGTCTAATTGCTGATGAAATGATCACTCAGTTTTCTAAAAAATTGAATAAACCTATTGTTAAGTTATCAGAAACTGATAAATCATTACTTACTTCTTATAAATGGCCAGGAAATGTTCGAGAACTACAGAATTTAATTGAACGCGCTGTGATCGTTTCACAAAACGGTATTATAAATTGGCATTCAATTATACCAAGAGATCAAGACCCAAAAAATATAACTCAAGAACCTGCAAAAGAAAAAATTCTTACTTCTAAAGAATTAGTCATTTTAGAAAAAGAAAACATACTAAAAGCTTTAAAGCAAACCAGATGGAAGATTTCTGGTAACAATGGAGCCGCTGCTTTGTTACAGCTCCCCTCTACTACACTTGCTTCAAGAATAAAAGCTTTAGGCATTGAAAGGCCTGTTTAG
- a CDS encoding DUF4870 domain-containing protein, which translates to MKQDNQLLVITHLSQLITLFTGFGSLLLPLVLWLTQKEKIYQMDAHGKNIINFQLSLIVYCLICIPLILLFGLGLLGFLILGVISIVFPIVNAIKASRGEIPTYPLSFNFVN; encoded by the coding sequence ATGAAACAGGATAATCAACTTTTAGTCATTACCCATTTAAGTCAGCTAATAACTTTATTTACAGGTTTTGGTAGCTTGTTACTACCATTAGTGTTGTGGCTTACACAAAAAGAAAAAATATATCAAATGGATGCACACGGTAAAAATATTATAAACTTTCAGTTGAGTTTAATAGTTTACTGCTTAATATGTATTCCTTTAATATTATTATTTGGCTTAGGTTTATTAGGCTTTTTAATCCTAGGCGTTATTTCTATCGTATTTCCTATTGTAAATGCCATTAAAGCGAGTAGAGGCGAAATACCGACTTATCCTTTGTCTTTTAATTTTGTCAATTAA
- a CDS encoding purple acid phosphatase family protein: MKNLIVLIFLIGYTSLFASNDKYRLMLRDNPATTIVIGWDQISGDSPTVYYGTTDFGTDHLKYAKSHTPERVVKFRGMNNHFARLKNLKPNTAYFFVIKDSEGVSERFWFKTAPKNKEKLSLISGGDSRNKRKSRQNANSLVAKLKPHAILFGGDMTASDNNEQWINWMNDWQLTIASDNRMFPIIAARGNHEKENNSIHNLFDTPSDKNYYSISFGNNFLKVFTLNTEISIAGGQTNWLKNDLSVSKKVKWRIAQYHKPMRPHVAGKKEGHYQYSNWANLFYKHRVQLVVECDAHTVKTTWPIKPSTHSGSEEGFIRDDKNGTVYVGEGCWGAPIRKNNDSKSWTRNSGMFNQFKWIFVSKKNIVCRTIKTDSAANVSELSNDNPFEIPENLEIWNPSNGSVVKIDN; the protein is encoded by the coding sequence ATGAAAAATCTAATAGTCCTTATTTTCTTAATTGGGTACACTTCTCTTTTTGCTTCAAACGATAAATACCGTTTAATGCTAAGAGACAATCCCGCAACTACCATTGTAATTGGTTGGGATCAAATATCAGGTGATTCACCTACTGTGTACTATGGCACTACAGATTTTGGTACTGATCATTTAAAATATGCAAAGAGTCATACTCCCGAAAGAGTTGTGAAATTTAGAGGAATGAACAATCATTTCGCTCGTTTAAAAAACTTAAAGCCAAATACTGCTTATTTTTTCGTTATTAAAGATAGTGAAGGTGTTAGTGAACGCTTTTGGTTTAAAACTGCTCCAAAGAATAAAGAAAAACTATCATTGATCTCTGGTGGTGATTCAAGAAATAAACGAAAAAGCAGACAAAATGCTAATTCGTTAGTTGCTAAATTAAAACCACATGCCATTTTATTTGGAGGTGACATGACTGCATCTGACAATAATGAACAATGGATCAACTGGATGAACGACTGGCAGCTTACTATAGCTTCTGATAACAGAATGTTTCCTATTATAGCTGCAAGAGGTAATCATGAAAAGGAGAACAACTCCATTCATAATTTGTTTGACACGCCATCTGATAAAAATTATTATAGCATCAGTTTTGGCAATAACTTTTTAAAAGTATTCACACTTAACACAGAAATCTCAATAGCAGGTGGTCAAACAAATTGGTTAAAAAACGACCTATCAGTAAGTAAAAAAGTAAAATGGAGAATAGCTCAATATCACAAACCTATGCGTCCTCATGTGGCTGGTAAAAAAGAAGGTCATTATCAATATTCCAATTGGGCTAATTTATTTTACAAGCATAGAGTACAATTGGTTGTAGAATGTGATGCACATACCGTAAAAACCACTTGGCCCATAAAACCTTCAACACATTCTGGTAGTGAAGAAGGGTTCATTAGAGACGACAAAAATGGTACTGTTTATGTTGGGGAAGGCTGTTGGGGAGCTCCAATTCGTAAAAATAACGATTCAAAAAGTTGGACCAGAAATTCTGGAATGTTCAACCAATTCAAGTGGATCTTCGTATCCAAAAAGAACATAGTATGCCGAACTATAAAAACTGATAGTGCTGCTAACGTTTCTGAACTTTCTAATGATAATCCTTTTGAAATACCCGAGAATTTGGAAATATGGAACCCTTCAAATGGTTCTGTTGTAAAAATTGACAATTAA
- the dnaN gene encoding DNA polymerase III subunit beta, translating into MKFIVSSTYLLKQLQVLGGVINSSNTLPILDNFLFELDHTKLTVSASDLETTMASSLDVESDSKGSVAIPARLLLDTLKTFPEQPLTFVVEDNNIVEISSNHGKYALAYADGNEFPKAVALEDPSKTVVSGDVLATAVSKTIFAAGNDDLRPVMSGVFFQFSTEGLTFVATDAHKLVKYTREDIKANQVAEFIMPKKPLNLLKGILAASEDDVTIEYNESNAKFTFENSELICRLIDGKYPNYEAVIPKENPNKLVIDRTQFLNSVRRVSIFSNKTTHQIRLKIAGAELNISAEDIDYSNKAEERLTCDYQGDDMQIGFNSRFLTEMLNNLSSDEVQLEMSMPNRAGILTPIDGLDEGEHITMLVMPVMLNS; encoded by the coding sequence ATGAAATTTATAGTATCCAGCACCTATCTGTTAAAACAATTACAAGTTTTAGGGGGTGTCATTAATAGCTCTAACACATTACCGATTTTAGATAATTTTTTATTTGAATTAGACCATACCAAACTTACAGTTTCGGCGAGTGATTTAGAAACCACTATGGCATCGTCTCTTGATGTTGAAAGTGATAGTAAAGGTAGTGTTGCAATTCCTGCTCGTTTACTATTAGATACTTTAAAAACATTTCCTGAGCAACCGCTCACATTTGTTGTAGAAGACAATAATATCGTTGAGATTAGCTCTAATCATGGTAAATATGCCTTGGCTTACGCTGATGGTAATGAGTTCCCTAAAGCAGTAGCTCTTGAAGACCCAAGTAAAACAGTTGTTTCTGGAGATGTATTGGCTACAGCAGTTAGTAAAACTATTTTTGCAGCTGGAAATGACGATTTACGCCCTGTAATGAGTGGTGTATTTTTTCAATTCTCAACAGAAGGTTTAACCTTTGTTGCTACTGATGCGCATAAATTAGTAAAATATACGCGTGAAGATATTAAAGCGAACCAAGTTGCAGAATTCATCATGCCTAAAAAACCTTTAAATCTTTTAAAAGGTATTCTGGCTGCCAGTGAAGACGATGTGACTATTGAGTATAACGAATCAAATGCAAAATTCACATTTGAAAACTCTGAATTAATTTGTCGCTTAATTGATGGGAAATATCCTAACTATGAAGCGGTAATACCAAAAGAAAACCCTAATAAATTAGTTATAGACAGAACACAGTTTTTAAACTCTGTAAGACGTGTGAGCATATTTTCAAATAAAACCACACATCAAATACGTTTAAAAATTGCTGGTGCAGAACTTAATATTTCGGCAGAAGATATAGATTACAGCAACAAAGCAGAAGAACGTTTAACTTGTGATTACCAAGGTGACGATATGCAAATTGGTTTTAACTCTCGCTTTTTAACCGAAATGCTTAATAACCTAAGTTCAGACGAAGTACAATTAGAAATGAGTATGCCTAATAGAGCTGGTATTTTAACACCGATTGATGGGCTTGATGAAGGAGAACATATAACCATGCTAGTTATGCCGGTTATGTTGAATAGCTAA
- the gldG gene encoding gliding motility-associated ABC transporter substrate-binding protein GldG — MNKNIKHITILLVAIIAINVLSNKIFKRFDLTVDSRYTLSASAINIIKDVESPIIVDVFLSGDDFPSEFRRLQKETKQLLEEFSAENDHIIFNFINPLEDESTRERNIQQLAQRGLTPMQLSVQESGKATQEVIFPWALASYNDQTVIIPLIKNKIGASQQELASNSIQHLEYAFADGFNKLTKPKRRKIAFLKGNNQLEDKYIADFAKKLGEHYFIAPFTLDSVANNPRKTLKDIKAYDLIISAKPTEAFTEKEKLVLDQFTMNGGKSLWLIDAVAMEKDSLYNDTGKNFAVTRDLNLTDFFFKYGVRINPVIVSTLYSAPITLAIGEGSESQFQPLRWPYSPLASSNSSHPIVNNLNLVKFDFANQIDTLKNDINKTILLETAPLTKLEGTPREISLDLVTQKADPAVFNKGTQTLAVLLEGEFTSIYNNRIKPFQLQEEKNKSPSSTKMIVIADGDVIKNDVIKNNPQELGFDRWTGKTYGNKEFLLNAVNYLLDDDGLINIRSKEIAVAFLDQQKIAAQKNKWQLINIALPLTLLAIFGLGFNYYRKKKYTS; from the coding sequence TTGAATAAAAATATTAAACATATAACCATACTCTTAGTTGCTATAATTGCGATTAATGTTTTAAGCAATAAAATTTTCAAACGTTTTGATTTAACCGTAGATAGCCGTTATACGCTAAGTGCATCTGCCATAAATATTATAAAAGACGTTGAATCCCCTATTATAGTAGACGTATTTTTAAGTGGTGATGATTTTCCTTCGGAATTTAGACGTCTTCAAAAAGAAACCAAACAATTACTTGAAGAGTTCTCAGCAGAAAACGATCATATTATTTTTAATTTTATTAATCCGTTAGAAGACGAATCTACTCGAGAACGCAACATACAGCAACTTGCTCAACGGGGGTTAACTCCTATGCAATTAAGCGTACAAGAAAGCGGTAAAGCAACTCAGGAAGTCATCTTTCCTTGGGCTTTAGCAAGTTATAATGATCAAACGGTTATTATCCCTTTAATCAAAAATAAAATAGGCGCATCCCAACAAGAATTAGCTAGTAATTCAATACAGCATTTAGAATATGCCTTCGCAGATGGTTTTAACAAATTAACAAAGCCTAAACGCAGAAAAATTGCTTTTTTAAAGGGTAATAATCAATTAGAGGATAAATATATTGCAGACTTTGCCAAAAAGCTTGGAGAGCATTATTTTATTGCACCTTTTACTTTAGATAGCGTTGCAAATAATCCACGAAAAACGCTTAAAGACATAAAAGCTTATGATTTAATCATTTCAGCTAAACCTACCGAGGCTTTTACTGAAAAGGAAAAATTGGTTTTAGATCAATTTACCATGAATGGAGGCAAAAGCTTATGGCTTATCGATGCTGTAGCTATGGAAAAAGATAGTTTATACAATGATACAGGTAAAAATTTTGCAGTAACCAGAGATTTAAATTTAACCGATTTCTTTTTTAAATATGGTGTTCGCATCAATCCAGTAATAGTAAGCACACTCTACTCTGCTCCTATTACATTGGCTATTGGAGAAGGTAGTGAATCACAATTTCAACCTTTAAGATGGCCATATTCACCATTAGCATCCTCTAACAGCAGCCACCCCATTGTTAATAATTTGAATTTAGTCAAATTCGATTTTGCAAACCAAATAGACACTCTTAAAAACGACATTAATAAAACAATTCTTTTAGAAACAGCCCCTTTAACAAAACTAGAGGGTACTCCAAGAGAAATAAGTTTAGATTTGGTGACTCAAAAAGCAGATCCTGCAGTTTTCAATAAAGGGACTCAAACACTAGCCGTTTTATTAGAAGGCGAATTTACTTCTATTTATAACAATCGTATAAAACCCTTTCAACTTCAAGAAGAAAAAAATAAAAGTCCATCATCTACCAAAATGATTGTTATTGCCGATGGAGATGTTATTAAAAATGACGTTATAAAAAATAATCCACAAGAATTAGGTTTTGATCGTTGGACAGGTAAAACTTACGGCAACAAGGAATTTTTACTAAATGCTGTTAATTATTTATTGGACGATGATGGACTTATAAACATTCGATCTAAAGAAATTGCCGTAGCGTTTCTTGATCAGCAAAAAATAGCAGCACAAAAAAACAAGTGGCAGCTTATAAATATCGCATTACCACTGACCTTATTAGCCATCTTTGGATTAGGATTTAATTACTACAGAAAGAAAAAGTACACTTCTTAA
- the gldF gene encoding gliding motility-associated ABC transporter permease subunit GldF — protein sequence MLAILKKEINSFFASPIGYLVIAIFLVLNGLFLWLFKGEFNILDSGFADLSSFFLLAPWILIFLIPAVTMRSFSDEKKQGTLELLLTKPIAHINIILGKYFGAFILILIALLPTLLYVYTVYQLGNPIGNLDMGSTLGSYFGLLFLIAAYTAIGVYASSLSDNQIVSFIIAVFICFLFYIGFEGIADFVSSNFIEQLGMSVHYKSMSRGVLDTRDILYFLSVAIFFLMLTKININKEVV from the coding sequence ATGTTAGCTATACTAAAAAAAGAAATAAACTCATTTTTCGCATCCCCTATTGGTTATTTAGTCATTGCCATTTTTCTGGTTTTAAATGGTTTATTCTTATGGTTATTTAAAGGTGAATTTAATATTCTGGATTCTGGATTTGCAGATTTATCATCTTTCTTTCTATTAGCACCTTGGATTTTAATATTCTTAATTCCAGCTGTTACCATGCGTAGTTTTTCTGATGAAAAAAAACAAGGCACGCTTGAGCTCTTACTCACAAAACCAATAGCACATATAAACATTATTTTAGGGAAATACTTTGGCGCTTTTATTTTAATCTTAATCGCACTTTTACCAACCTTACTTTATGTTTATACTGTTTACCAATTGGGAAATCCGATCGGTAATTTAGATATGGGCAGTACACTTGGTTCTTATTTCGGATTATTATTTTTAATAGCAGCTTATACCGCTATAGGTGTTTATGCTTCTTCTCTTTCAGACAATCAAATCGTATCCTTTATTATAGCAGTTTTTATTTGCTTTCTATTTTATATAGGTTTTGAAGGTATTGCAGATTTCGTTTCAAGTAATTTTATAGAACAATTAGGAATGAGCGTGCATTACAAGAGTATGAGTCGTGGTGTGCTTGATACGCGCGATATTTTATATTTTTTAAGTGTTGCTATTTTCTTTTTAATGTTAACCAAAATAAATATTAACAAAGAAGTGGTTTAA
- a CDS encoding isochorismatase family protein: MSKKALLIIDMQKGSFTPETPRYDTHGVVNRINFLADRFRASGNQVFYIQHDGTKHNDFIPNTEAWEILSELKISEEDVLISKYANDVFYNSNLKPELEAHGINELYISGCATDFCVEATVQSALAKDYNITVVKDAHTTGNRPHLNAEKVIEHYNWVWQNMIPTKGAIKVERFETIASAL; the protein is encoded by the coding sequence ATGAGCAAAAAAGCACTACTTATAATCGATATGCAAAAGGGATCCTTTACTCCAGAAACTCCCCGATATGATACACATGGTGTTGTAAACAGAATTAATTTTTTAGCCGATAGGTTTAGGGCTTCAGGAAATCAGGTCTTTTATATTCAGCATGATGGCACTAAGCACAATGATTTTATTCCTAATACAGAAGCATGGGAAATATTATCAGAATTAAAGATATCCGAAGAAGATGTTTTAATTAGTAAATATGCCAATGATGTATTTTATAATTCAAATCTTAAACCTGAATTAGAAGCTCATGGCATTAATGAATTGTATATTTCCGGTTGCGCAACCGATTTTTGTGTAGAAGCTACGGTACAATCTGCTTTAGCAAAAGATTATAATATTACCGTTGTAAAAGATGCGCATACAACAGGAAATAGACCGCATCTTAATGCAGAAAAAGTCATTGAGCATTATAATTGGGTTTGGCAAAATATGATCCCTACAAAAGGGGCCATTAAAGTTGAGCGTTTTGAAACCATAGCAAGCGCTTTATAA
- a CDS encoding putative quinol monooxygenase produces the protein MFVRIVKMGFHEQNIETFLTNFEANKEKIRSFKGCQLLELYRDKNDPAIFFTYSYWEAEDDLENYRQSDVFKNVWAKTKPLFNMPPMAWSVDKLETLI, from the coding sequence ATGTTTGTTAGAATTGTAAAAATGGGATTTCACGAACAAAATATCGAAACTTTCCTTACTAATTTTGAAGCTAATAAAGAAAAAATCAGAAGTTTTAAAGGCTGTCAATTATTAGAACTTTATAGAGATAAAAATGACCCAGCCATATTTTTCACATACAGTTATTGGGAAGCTGAAGACGATTTAGAAAATTACAGACAATCTGATGTCTTTAAAAACGTTTGGGCTAAAACCAAGCCTTTATTTAATATGCCGCCAATGGCATGGAGTGTTGATAAATTAGAAACTTTAATTTGA
- a CDS encoding SAM hydrolase/SAM-dependent halogenase family protein, with the protein MAIITLTTDFGEKDHFAGATKGAIYSELHDVRIVDISHSISPFSIPEAAYIIKNAYSSFPKGTIHIIGIDSEINPENKHIAVKLDDHFFICANNGIMSMICTEISPEKIVEINIHDKIQTSFPVLDVFVKAACHIARGGTLEVIGKTIDEIKPIKNIVPYVNDDKTQIIGSVIYIDNYGNVITNIKRNFFETIQKGRAFEISARNNKFKTIYKKYSDLVNFEIEENKRNDEGRGLVVFNSGDFLEIAVYKSNSATVGSASTLMGLGLMDTVSINFIKT; encoded by the coding sequence ATGGCGATAATAACACTAACTACCGATTTTGGTGAAAAAGATCACTTTGCTGGCGCGACAAAAGGAGCTATTTACAGCGAACTTCATGATGTTAGAATTGTTGATATCTCTCATTCTATATCACCTTTTAGCATTCCTGAAGCTGCATACATCATTAAAAATGCATACAGTAGTTTCCCTAAAGGCACGATACATATCATTGGAATTGATTCTGAGATAAATCCGGAAAACAAACACATTGCCGTAAAGCTAGACGATCATTTTTTTATCTGTGCAAATAATGGCATTATGAGTATGATTTGTACTGAAATTTCTCCCGAAAAAATTGTAGAAATCAATATCCACGACAAAATACAAACAAGCTTCCCTGTTTTAGATGTGTTTGTAAAAGCAGCATGTCATATTGCACGAGGCGGTACATTAGAAGTTATTGGAAAAACCATTGATGAAATAAAGCCTATTAAGAATATTGTGCCTTACGTAAATGACGATAAAACGCAAATTATTGGCAGTGTTATTTATATTGACAACTATGGTAACGTCATTACAAACATTAAAAGAAACTTTTTTGAAACGATACAAAAAGGACGTGCTTTTGAGATTTCGGCAAGAAACAATAAATTTAAGACCATTTATAAGAAATACAGTGATCTTGTTAATTTCGAAATAGAAGAAAACAAACGTAATGATGAAGGCCGCGGATTGGTGGTTTTTAATTCTGGTGATTTTTTAGAAATTGCCGTTTACAAAAGTAATAGTGCCACAGTTGGTAGTGCATCTACACTAATGGGACTTGGCTTAATGGATACTGTTAGTATTAATTTTATAAAAACATAA
- a CDS encoding PhoH family protein — protein MNEIVIELEEITPKEFFGAQNANIALLKKYFPKLKIVARGNKIKAFGDEELLEEFDRRITMLLKHFAKYNKLDENVIERVLTSQSSDDYTTSKQSGEVIVHGVGGKLIKAQTANQRKMVELMHKNDMVFAIGPAGTGKTYTGVALAVQALKNKEVKRIILTRPAVEAGENLGFLPGDLKEKLDPYMQPLYDALRDMIAPEKLTSYIEKGTIQIAPLAFMRGRTLDNAFVILDEGQNTTHAQMKMFLTRMGKNAKFLLTGDPGQIDLPRRTISGLKEALLILKNVDGVGMIFLDDKDVIRHKLVKKVIEAYEGIENRS, from the coding sequence TTGAACGAAATTGTAATCGAACTTGAAGAAATTACTCCAAAAGAGTTTTTTGGAGCACAAAACGCCAATATTGCACTTCTAAAAAAGTATTTTCCTAAACTTAAAATTGTCGCAAGGGGTAATAAAATTAAAGCCTTTGGTGATGAGGAATTATTAGAAGAATTCGATCGTAGAATCACGATGCTTTTAAAGCACTTTGCAAAATATAATAAGTTAGATGAGAATGTTATTGAGCGTGTTTTAACAAGCCAAAGTAGCGACGATTATACTACTTCAAAACAAAGTGGAGAAGTTATTGTACATGGTGTTGGTGGTAAACTTATTAAAGCACAAACGGCAAACCAACGTAAAATGGTAGAGCTCATGCATAAAAATGATATGGTTTTTGCCATAGGTCCTGCAGGTACGGGTAAAACCTATACAGGTGTTGCATTGGCAGTTCAAGCTCTAAAGAACAAAGAGGTTAAGCGTATTATTTTAACACGTCCGGCTGTAGAAGCGGGAGAGAATTTGGGATTTCTACCAGGTGATTTAAAGGAGAAATTGGATCCATATATGCAGCCATTATATGATGCATTACGTGATATGATTGCTCCCGAAAAGTTGACAAGTTATATAGAAAAAGGAACCATTCAGATAGCGCCATTGGCATTTATGCGCGGGCGTACACTTGATAATGCTTTTGTGATTTTAGATGAAGGTCAAAATACGACACATGCACAAATGAAAATGTTTTTAACCCGTATGGGTAAGAACGCCAAGTTTCTACTAACTGGTGACCCCGGACAAATAGATTTACCACGTCGTACCATTTCGGGTTTAAAAGAAGCGCTTTTGATTTTGAAGAACGTAGATGGTGTGGGGATGATATTTTTAGATGATAAAGATGTGATTCGTCATAAACTGGTTAAAAAGGTGATTGAGGCATATGAAGGGATAGAGAATAGATCTTGA